In the genome of Candidatus Pristimantibacillus lignocellulolyticus, the window TATAAAATCATTACGGTTTTCCTCTATTACACCGTGATCAGAAGGATAGACTGTGAAAGTAAGCTTTGAAGTTTTTTTCTGGAAATACTCCGCTGTTTCATATCCAATCTGTACAGGGAATACCCTATCGTATTCACCATGAGAAATAAACAATGCAACATCTTCTACACTTTCTAATGGATATTCTGTTTTCACAAACTGGGGAACATAACCATTCAGTGCAACGATACCCCGCAATTGATGCCCCATCTTAAGAGCAAGCGACATAGATAATATCGCACCTTGGCTAAAACCAAGTAAATATCGCTTTTTTGAATCTATTGGATACTTCTCTGTAGCATAATCAATGAACGATTCCAAATCTTGTATCGCCAAATCAAACATTTCTCGAATAGGAAAACCAAGACTTTTCAATTCATAGTATTGATAGCCCATACCCAACTTAAGGTTTCCTCTTATACCAATGATTATAAACTGCTCATTCAGCGGTTCTACTAAATGATACATATTGTTCTCATCAGAACCCTTTCCATGTAGCGTGAAAATCGTTGGATATTTCTTATTTGGATCATATTTAGTAGGAAGATGAACGTCGTAATGATAAGCAGATTTCATATGAAAGCTCCTTTACGTTTCATTTACGCGTTACGTTTTTTATATATTAAATGATCAAGCGATAATGGAGTCGTCTCAGCTACAACCAAATAGATGGAAACCAATAGAAATACTAAATCTAACTCATATCCTGCCATTCCGTCAGTACCAAGCAATCCCATTGAAAACTTCATCGTAGCAATTGCACCAAGTAACAACATTATAAATAAAACCGATACATAACGAGTAAATAATCCTACGATAAGTAATACTCCCCCAATTAACTCAAGCGGCCCAGCAATATAAGCCAAAAATCCTGGAACACCCATAGAGCTGAACCAAGCATCCACATTACCTAAACCCATTTGTAGCTTTGCAATTCCATGTGCTAAAAATAATATTCCTAACACTACACGCATTATAGTTGAAACCGTTGTTGTTCTTGTCATCATTTTATTTTCTCCACCCTATACAATTAATCTTTCATTTAATTTCGATTGATAAATTCGAAGATGAGCTCCTCTTCGCGCTAAAATATTACCAATAGAAATATAATGTTTGTATAGTTAATTTATCGCACAATAAACTAGCTTGTCAATAAAAATATTGTTATTATTAATTTATAATGCGTATTACTAATATTTTGAGGAGGAAATGAAATGGACATCGGTTCTACAATACGAGCAATCCGGAAACGTAAAAATATGACCATCACGCAAATCTGTGAAGCTACAGGATTATCACAAGGATTTATGAGCCAAGTTGAAACTAATAAAACTTCGCCGTCTATATCCACCCTAGAAAGTATTGCAAATACATTGAACGTACCATTAGCATACTTATTATTAAAAAACGAAGATCGTATGAACATTGTGAGAAAAGATAATAGAATGATTACGAGCAGTGGTAGTGATAATTTAAGAGTTGAGCATCTAAGTTCAACCAAAAAAGTGAAAATGATGATCGTTGAGTTGCCTCCAGGATCTTCTACAGGTCAAGATCCTCATGCACACGAAGGCGAAGAGGTTCATGTAATCATTAAAGGCAAGGTCTTTGCTAAGCAAGGCGAGGATGAAGCTGAATTTGCCGAGGGTGACTCATTTAGCTGGAACGCTTGTACACCTCATTTGGTGAAAAACATTGGTGATGAGACAGCAACAATACTTATTACCGTCTATTCAGAATCTTAGTCATCATTATCTTTCGAATACAGTACAAAATAATGCAAAAGCAAAAATAACCCCATCTATGGTGAGATGAGGTTTTTGCTGTCTATAGGAAGAGATTAACAATATTGAACTACTCCGATTCGCTTATTTGTTCCATTTCTTCAGCAGTATAGGGTCTTACCATCAACCCCATTTCTTTACGCTCCTTATTCAATTCTTTGTATAAGGAAATCATCATGAGTATAATGACCAATGAGAATGGAAATGCAGTAATAATTAAAGCATTTTGTAGTGCAGTCAATCCATTAGCAGACAGCAATATGATAGCTATCGCTGCTTGTGCTATACCCCATGTTAATTTCACTATATTAGGCGGATGTAATGAGCCGTAAGTCGTCTGCATTCCAAGTACAAATGTCGCTGAATCTGCTGATGTAATAAAGAAAATTGCAATTAATAAAATCGCAAATATCGATAATAACATTGGCATAGGCATTTGTCTAAAGACACCAAATAGTAGTTCTTCTGTTAGTAAATTTGTAAGATCTACACCATTACGTTGAATATTAATTGCTGTCGTGCCAAACACCGAAAACCATATGAAACTTATTAAGGTGGGCAATAATAGTACGCCGGTCAGAAACTCTCGAATCGTTCTTCCACGGGAAACTCGTGCAATAAAAATACCAACAAAGGGTGACCATGATAACCACCATGCCCAATAGAAAATCGTCCAATTATTAATCCATTGTCTATCCTCACCTTCTAAGGGCGCTGCCCTAAAACTCATACGAGGAAGATTTTGCAAATAGGAACCAATCGTATCTGTAAATGTATCCATAATCATAATGGTAGGACCCAAAAAAATGACCAAGATCAATAATACTATTGCGAGTATCATATTAGCATTCGATAAATATTTAATTCCTTTACCAATTCCCGACCATGCCGACAAAATAAAAAGAAATGTCACAACGATTATAATTATAATTTGAACCGAAATTTTAATTGGAATATCAAATATAAATGATAACCCTCCGTTGATTTGAATCGCACCAAAACCTAATGTCGTTGCAACTCCAATAACCGTCGTAAACACTGCTAGAACATTAATAACTGTTCCAATTCCCCCGTTTACTCTGTCGCCGAAAAGTGGTTTTATCGTTGCAGAAATTAAGCCAGGTTCTCCTTTGCGAAATTGAAAATAAGCAAGTGACATTGCAACTATCGCATAGATTGCCCAAGCATGAATACCCCAATGAAAAAAAGTATAACGCATCGCTTCACGAAAAGCGGCATCAGTGCCCGGTTGTTCAGTAGGCGGATTCATAGCAAAATGCGAAAGTGGTTCTGCTGCTCCCCAAAACACTAATCCGATACCCATTCCTGTAGAAAACAACATCGCAAACCAACTAATTCTCGAATACTCCGGTTGTTCATCGGGTTTTCCCAAAGTGATTTGACCCATTGGGCTTACAATAAAGAACAGACAGAACAATACGATACAGGTAACAAATAGTAAATAATACCATCCAAATGAATTAGTTATGTAATGCTTCATCGCACTCGTTATTGCTTCAAAACTTTCTGATGCTAGCGCTCCATAAAGAACTGCAGCACTTACAAAAACAAGTGTAATCCAAAAGACATTAGAAATTTTTTTCATCATATCACCATTACTTCCTAAGTAATCATATTCAATATTTTACTAAGTAATGATGTCCAATAATTAACATTGGTATGCACTAACTATCAAAGCATTTTGGGCTAGTGATTACACTGTTAACTACTTATTGCTCTGTCGTTGCAATGATATTAAAATCTTTATACCTATTATTCCGATTGATCATATTTTATTTCTCAATACATACTTTTTCCCCCTCTGTGAAACAATAATTACGTAATTACAAAAAGAAGAAGGAGGTACGATATGACACCTAATCAAAATAACAATCAACCGTCAAAAGCAGAGGTTCAAACAACGAAGCTTAACAAAGTTCCAACCCCTGAAAATAATGCAACGGATTTTTCTAATGAATTTTCTGCTGAGGTTGCTGCAGAAGTGTTCGAACAAAGCGATCGTCAGAAAAACAATAAAAGATCAAAAAATCAACAGTAGTTCTCATATTAGAGACATAACAAAACAAAAAAAGAACCTACTCTTTATGAGATAGGTTCTTTTTTTGTATTTAAGGAAATACCCAGCCCATGATTGATTTGATAATTCCATACTGTTTCCAGCTTATATTCTATTCATATTTAATTTCTTTAGTAAACTCTATATTCTGTCAGGTGTTAACGCTTTCATTGTCGCGGTACTATGAAGAATATGGGAAGACGGTAGATCCTTCTTTCCATATTCTAATAGCTTTATAAATTAAAATATTGGAAGGGGATTCAACTCAATGGGTAAACGCTTCAAAAAAATGTTGATGTTGCTACTGACAGCCGCGCTAATCATTCCACAAGTATTTCAAGCGTCAGTTACGGAAGCAGCTACAGGAACGAACGTAGTTTATGAAATGCAGGCGGATGCTGGTATAAGCGGCGCCGCTATAGGCTCTGAGTTTGCTGGGACGGACTATCTTCAAAACAGCGGTGGTACACGCTCTATAGCGGATTATAACAACGGTAAATCTATTCATTTATCCACGAGAACCAACGATTACAACGGATTGGACGTAAAATTGCAAGCGCTTTCCTTGACTGCAGGCGTTGAATATACTTTCGCGATAAGCGGGCACGTGGATAACGATGTGACTGTGCCGAGCAGTTCACAAATCGTTTTCAGCAACCCCAACGCATTCGGTCAGTTCAACAATTACCAATGGCTCGTCAATAACTTATTGACAACAGGTAATTTTGAACTTGAATACAAGGCTACCTTCTCAGCCTCCGATATCGCAGGACTGGCGAACAACTCGTATTTCCGTATTCAAACAAACGAAAATGGCAAAGAAGTTCCTTTTTTTGTAGACAACATCATTATAACTAAAGCAGCTCCAACTACAACCGAAGTTTATGAAATGCAGGCGGATACTGGTATAAGTGGAGCTGCAATAGGCTCTACGTTCAATAATACTGACAATCTTCAAAACAGTGGCGGTACCCCTACCATTGTAACGCAAGGAGATGGCAAGTCGATTTATGTGTCCGGGAGAGACGGTAATTGGCAAGGCGTAGACATCAGATTGAAATCGCTTGGCTTGATCACAGGTAAGGAGTATACGTTTACAGTAAGCGGGCATGTAGACAGCACTGAGAACGTGCCGAGCAATACGAGAATTGTTTTCAGCAATCCTAACCCTTGGGGACAATACAATCAATATCAAGATCTAGTTAGTACTTCCTTGATCGAAGGCAACTTTAACTTAGAATACAAGGTTGCCTTTACGGCTGACAACATTGCGAAGCTTGAAGCTGAACCTGCGGATCCGAATGCTCCACCATTGTTCCGCACTGCAACAAACGACGTTGCCAAAAATATTTCTTTTTATGTAGACAACATCATCATCACATCATCCGAGCAACAGACTATAGAAATACCCGAATGGGATCTTACCCTTGACTCGCTGCACGAGGCATATACTAATAACTTCTTAATAGGTAATGCCATTTCACCAAACCAGATCACGGATCCTGAATTCGCTGCTATGGTTAAGCTCCATTACAACGTTATAACAGCAGAAAACGATATGAAGCCTCAGTACATGAGCCCATCAAAGGGCGTATATAACTACACTAACGCAGATACGTTAGTTGACTGGGCATTAGACAACGACATTGCGGTTCATGGACATACGCTTGTCTGGCATTCGCAATCAGCGGACTGGCTGACTAAAGCCGCGGGCGGTGCACCACTCACTCGTACAGATGCCAAAGCAAACCTTATAGAGTATATCGAAAATGTTGCGGGACACTACGCAGGCAAGGTCATCTCCTGGGATGTTGCTAACGAAGTCTTTGCCGATGGCGGCAGCTTCAACGGCGATTGGAAAGATAACTTGCGTAAAAACTCCCCTTGGTATTTAGCTTATGCTAACGGGCAAAATACAGCAGCGGGCGAGAGCGGCGCTGACTATATTTATGACGCGTTCGTACAGACGCGCCTAATCGACTCGGACGCTACTCTTTACTATAATGACTACAATGAAGAACAACAGACTAAGCGCGAAGCGATTGCAGCAATGGTCGAGGATCTTAATGAGAAGTGGAAATCAGACGACCGAAATACTGAACCTGCCCGTCTGTTAATCGAAGGGATCGGTATGCAGTCCCATTACAACATCAATTCCCTAAATATTGAGACTGTAGAGAATGCGATTAAGCGCTTTATCGAAACAGGCGCAAAAGTTACTGTTTCCGAACTTGATATTCCGGCTAGCGATTATGATAACCGCACTACTCCGCTCACTGCGGCAGAGAAAGTCGTGCAAGCACAGCTGTATGCGCAGCTATTCCAAATTTATAACAAATACGCTGACTCTATTGAGCGTATCACCATTTGGGGCACAGCTGACCCGATAAGCTGGCGTGGCGCTGGTCACCCACTGCTCTTCGACAGACTGTATGCAGCTAAACCGGCTTACTACGCGGTCATTGACCCTGAGGGATATTTGATTGAAAACCCTCTGCCCGTACCACAAGAAATTCCTGTAGCAGATGCCGTGCCAGGCACTGCCGTAATTGACGGTGAAAAGGATCAATCCTGGGCAAACGCACCTGTGATTAACGTAAACACAATTCCGAACGGCCAGACGGAACAAGGCGCAACTGCAGAAGTCAGAACGCTGTGGGATGACCAATTCTTGTATGTATATGTTGATGTAGCTGATTCCGAGCTTAATAATTCGTCCCCGAACGAATGGGAGCAGGATTCCGTTGAAGTATTCCTGAGTGAGACCATGCATAAGGGCGCGGAATACAAAATCGGCGATGGCCAATACCGAGTAAGCTACGAGGGCAACGAGTCTTTCAAATCCAGTAGTATGAGCGAAGGATTCGAATCTTCTGCAAAAATAGTCGATAGTGGTTATGTCGTGGAAATGAAAATACCGTTCCGTGTCATCACCCCTGAGACGGATAAAGTAGTCGGATTTGACGTACAGATTAACGATGCTTCTGCTATTAATTCAAGAAAACTTACTGTCTGGAGCGATTTGAAAGCTAATGGCTACAACTCAACCGAAAACTGGGGAGAACTGACTCTCGCTAAGACGCCTACATCTACTGGGCCATCCACCCCAATCGTGAATATACCGAGTGAGCCTATTATTAAACAAGAGAATGGTATCATTACGATAAAACCGATTGTACAAGTGAAAGACGGAGTAGCGGTGGCAAGCATCTCCAATAACAGCTTGAATAAAGCTTTGGAACAAGCATCAGCAAATGTAAACAGCAAGAAGCAAGTTACTGTAGATATCTCTGCCCAATCAGGTGCTACTACTTATGAAGTGCAACTTCCAACTTCACAATTGAAAGATACCGGTACTACCGTAATCTCTATTAAGACAGAGTATGGTAAGATCGATCTTCCAGGTAACATGCTAGCCAATACGAACGTCGGAAACTCTGAGTTCGTGACTATTCGCTTGGGCAAAGCTTCAACTACTGGACTTAGCAACGAAGTTCGCGAGCAAATCGGTGGTAGACCTGTCATTAATCTAGAAATTTTGATCGGCGGCAAAGTCGTTGCTTGGAACAATCCGAACACGCCTGTAACGGTATCTCTTCCTTACACGCCTTCGGCAACAGAATTGCAAAATCCGGATCAAATCGTCGTATGGTACATCGATGCCAATGGTAATCTGTCCACGATAAAGAACGGACGTTATGATACGGCAACCAAATCA includes:
- a CDS encoding alpha/beta hydrolase-fold protein translates to MKSAYHYDVHLPTKYDPNKKYPTIFTLHGKGSDENNMYHLVEPLNEQFIIIGIRGNLKLGMGYQYYELKSLGFPIREMFDLAIQDLESFIDYATEKYPIDSKKRYLLGFSQGAILSMSLALKMGHQLRGIVALNGYVPQFVKTEYPLESVEDVALFISHGEYDRVFPVQIGYETAEYFQKKTSKLTFTVYPSDHGVIEENRNDFIQWLIEDAEVYI
- a CDS encoding DoxX family protein; the protein is MTRTTTVSTIMRVVLGILFLAHGIAKLQMGLGNVDAWFSSMGVPGFLAYIAGPLELIGGVLLIVGLFTRYVSVLFIMLLLGAIATMKFSMGLLGTDGMAGYELDLVFLLVSIYLVVAETTPLSLDHLIYKKRNA
- a CDS encoding XRE family transcriptional regulator codes for the protein MDIGSTIRAIRKRKNMTITQICEATGLSQGFMSQVETNKTSPSISTLESIANTLNVPLAYLLLKNEDRMNIVRKDNRMITSSGSDNLRVEHLSSTKKVKMMIVELPPGSSTGQDPHAHEGEEVHVIIKGKVFAKQGEDEAEFAEGDSFSWNACTPHLVKNIGDETATILITVYSES
- a CDS encoding BCCT family transporter codes for the protein MKKISNVFWITLVFVSAAVLYGALASESFEAITSAMKHYITNSFGWYYLLFVTCIVLFCLFFIVSPMGQITLGKPDEQPEYSRISWFAMLFSTGMGIGLVFWGAAEPLSHFAMNPPTEQPGTDAAFREAMRYTFFHWGIHAWAIYAIVAMSLAYFQFRKGEPGLISATIKPLFGDRVNGGIGTVINVLAVFTTVIGVATTLGFGAIQINGGLSFIFDIPIKISVQIIIIIVVTFLFILSAWSGIGKGIKYLSNANMILAIVLLILVIFLGPTIMIMDTFTDTIGSYLQNLPRMSFRAAPLEGEDRQWINNWTIFYWAWWLSWSPFVGIFIARVSRGRTIREFLTGVLLLPTLISFIWFSVFGTTAINIQRNGVDLTNLLTEELLFGVFRQMPMPMLLSIFAILLIAIFFITSADSATFVLGMQTTYGSLHPPNIVKLTWGIAQAAIAIILLSANGLTALQNALIITAFPFSLVIILMMISLYKELNKERKEMGLMVRPYTAEEMEQISESE
- a CDS encoding endo-1,4-beta-xylanase, encoding MQADTGISGAAIGSTFNNTDNLQNSGGTPTIVTQGDGKSIYVSGRDGNWQGVDIRLKSLGLITGKEYTFTVSGHVDSTENVPSNTRIVFSNPNPWGQYNQYQDLVSTSLIEGNFNLEYKVAFTADNIAKLEAEPADPNAPPLFRTATNDVAKNISFYVDNIIITSSEQQTIEIPEWDLTLDSLHEAYTNNFLIGNAISPNQITDPEFAAMVKLHYNVITAENDMKPQYMSPSKGVYNYTNADTLVDWALDNDIAVHGHTLVWHSQSADWLTKAAGGAPLTRTDAKANLIEYIENVAGHYAGKVISWDVANEVFADGGSFNGDWKDNLRKNSPWYLAYANGQNTAAGESGADYIYDAFVQTRLIDSDATLYYNDYNEEQQTKREAIAAMVEDLNEKWKSDDRNTEPARLLIEGIGMQSHYNINSLNIETVENAIKRFIETGAKVTVSELDIPASDYDNRTTPLTAAEKVVQAQLYAQLFQIYNKYADSIERITIWGTADPISWRGAGHPLLFDRLYAAKPAYYAVIDPEGYLIENPLPVPQEIPVADAVPGTAVIDGEKDQSWANAPVINVNTIPNGQTEQGATAEVRTLWDDQFLYVYVDVADSELNNSSPNEWEQDSVEVFLSETMHKGAEYKIGDGQYRVSYEGNESFKSSSMSEGFESSAKIVDSGYVVEMKIPFRVITPETDKVVGFDVQINDASAINSRKLTVWSDLKANGYNSTENWGELTLAKTPTSTGPSTPIVNIPSEPIIKQENGIITIKPIVQVKDGVAVASISNNSLNKALEQASANVNSKKQVTVDISAQSGATTYEVQLPTSQLKDTGTTVISIKTEYGKIDLPGNMLANTNVGNSEFVTIRLGKASTTGLSNEVREQIGGRPVINLEILIGGKVVAWNNPNTPVTVSLPYTPSATELQNPDQIVVWYIDANGNLSTIKNGRYDTATKSVVFQTTHFSTYATAYVNNTFIDLQSVPWAKQAIEAMAARDIIKGTGNNSFSPTSSISRADFIALLIRGLELQGNGSDVAMFSDVPTNAYYYEELAIAKELGIATGFGDNSFMPSNSISRQDMMVLTTRALAAAGKGITSSSVSLSNYSDASTISNYAKNSAALLVEQGIINGKNGMIAPNDQLTRAEAAIILYRIWNL